The segment AATCTGCCGGACATGAGCGGCACGTCGATCCTGGAAAAGATCAAAAGCAACGACAAGCTGCACCGCACCCCGGTGGTCGTGCTGACCACGACCGACGACAAGGTCGAGATCCAGCGCTGTTATGATCTTGGCTGCAACGTCTACATCACCAAGCCGGTGAACTACGAAAGCTTCGCCGACGCGATCCGCCAGCTGGGCCTGTTCCTGGCGGTGATCCAGGTGCCCGAGGTCGAGTAACCATCACCGCGCCGCGGATCCTCTACGTCGATGACGACGACGGCCTGCGCCGTCTGACCCAGCGCGCGCTCGGCCGCCGCGGGTTCGAGGTAGAGGTCGCCGACAGCGCCGACGCAGGCCTGGCGCGCCTGAAAGAGAGCGCGTTCGACCTCGTCGCGATCGACCACTACATGCCCGGGAAGAGCGGGCTGCAGCTGCTGGACGAAATCGTCGCCCTGCCCGATCACCCGCCGGTGGTGTTCGTCACCGGCAACGATGACACCGCCGTGGCGGTCAAGGCGATCCACGCCGGCGCGCTCGATTTCGTGGTCAAGATCGTGGGCGAGAGCTTCTTCGACGTGCTCGACAGCCGCTTCCGCCAGGCGCTTTCGCGCGCCGAGCTGGAGCGCGCCAAGCGGCAGTCCGAAGCCGATCTGATCGTCGCGAACGAGCGGCTGGAGCTTCTGGTCCGCGAGGTGCACCACCGGGTGTCCAACAGCCTGCAGATGGTGCTGGGCTTCGTGTCGATGCAGGGCAGCCAGTCGACCGAGCCAGCGGTGCGTGCCGCGCTGGACGAGATCCAGAACCGGATCAAGGCGATCAGCAAGGTCCACCAGCGGCTCTATACCCGCGAGGACCTGTCCTCGATCGACCTCGATGCCTACCTCACCAACCTGGTCGATGATCTGCGCGACAGCATTCCAAGCCATTCAGCCAACATCCGCCTGGAACTCCAGACCGAGCCGGTTACGGTGCCGCCGGACACCGGCGTGTCGATCGGAGTGATCGTCAACGAACTGGTGAGCAACGCGGTCAAGTATGCCTTTCCCGATGGCGCGGACGGGGTCATCGCCGTGCGCCTGGAAGCGCAGGACAAGGGCGGCTTCAGCCTGACGGTGACGGACAATGGCCAGGGGATCGACCGCGCGGGCTCGCCCACGGGAACCGGCATGGGCACCCGCATCGTCGATGCCATCGCCCGCAGCCTGCACACCGCGCTGGAGGCGATCGACCAGGCTTCCGGCACCGCGCTCAGGCTGACCGTCGCCGGGCCTCCCTCAAGCAGCTGACGCTCGCACCCGATCCCTGTTGCAACGACCGCGGCAGCCAGCCAAGAGCGGCTTC is part of the Altererythrobacter sp. TH136 genome and harbors:
- a CDS encoding response regulator; translation: MNAHQPVGIVMIEDDEGHARLIEKNIRRAGISNDIKHFADGTSALEYLFNDTTGPVHNGPCMVLLDLNLPDMSGTSILEKIKSNDKLHRTPVVVLTTTDDKVEIQRCYDLGCNVYITKPVNYESFADAIRQLGLFLAVIQVPEVE
- a CDS encoding histidine kinase dimerization/phosphoacceptor domain -containing protein, which codes for MLYVDDDDGLRRLTQRALGRRGFEVEVADSADAGLARLKESAFDLVAIDHYMPGKSGLQLLDEIVALPDHPPVVFVTGNDDTAVAVKAIHAGALDFVVKIVGESFFDVLDSRFRQALSRAELERAKRQSEADLIVANERLELLVREVHHRVSNSLQMVLGFVSMQGSQSTEPAVRAALDEIQNRIKAISKVHQRLYTREDLSSIDLDAYLTNLVDDLRDSIPSHSANIRLELQTEPVTVPPDTGVSIGVIVNELVSNAVKYAFPDGADGVIAVRLEAQDKGGFSLTVTDNGQGIDRAGSPTGTGMGTRIVDAIARSLHTALEAIDQASGTALRLTVAGPPSSS